A DNA window from Hordeum vulgare subsp. vulgare chromosome 1H, MorexV3_pseudomolecules_assembly, whole genome shotgun sequence contains the following coding sequences:
- the LOC123404500 gene encoding gamma-gliadin-like: MKTFLTFVLLAMAMSIVTTARQLNPSHQELQSPQQPFLKQQSYLQQPYPQQPYLPQQPFPTPQQFFPYLPQQTFPPSQQPNPLQPQQPFPLQPQPPQQPFPQSQQPFSWQPQQPFSQPQQPVPQQPQQPFSQQPQQIIPQQPQQPFPQQPQQIHQTFPQPQQPFPWQPQQPFPRPQQPNPQQPQQPFPRQPQQIVPQQPQQPFPQQPQQPFPQPQQPFSWQPQQPFLQPLQL; this comes from the coding sequence ATGAAGACGTTCCTCACCTTTGTCCTCCTTGCCATGGCGATGAGCATCGTCACTACCGCTAGGCagctaaaccctagccaccaagAGTTGCAATCACCACAACAACCATTTCTGAAACAACAATCATATCTGCAACAACCATATCCACAACAACCATATCTACCGCAGCAACCATTCCCCACACCCCAACAATTTTTCCCCTATCTACCACAGCAAACATTTCCCCCATCCCAACAACCAAACCccctacaaccacaacaaccattccCCCTGCAAccccaaccaccacaacaaccttTTCCTCAGTCCCAACAACCATTCAGCtggcaaccacaacaaccattttCCCAGCCCCAACAACCAGTTccccaacaaccacaacaaccgttCTCCCAGCAACCACAACAAATAATTccccaacaaccacaacaaccattccCCCAGCAACCCCAACAAATACATCAAACTTTTCCTCAGCCCCAACAACCATTCCCAtggcaaccacaacaaccatttcCCCGGCCCCAACAACCAAATccccagcaaccacaacaaccttTCCCCCGGCAACCACAACAAATAGTAccccagcaaccacaacaaccattccctcagcaaccacaacaaccttTTCCTCAGCCCCAACAACCATTCTCttggcaaccacaacaaccatttcTCCAGCCCCTACAACTATAG